Proteins co-encoded in one uncultured Bacteroides sp. genomic window:
- a CDS encoding RagB/SusD family nutrient uptake outer membrane protein — protein sequence MKKLIVTLFCAGYLFLTQSCADYLDKDPSLDTNLNYQEIFSDVHFAPGFLNNIYNTVPDGFSRFGSSMLAEACDEAVCSNSGSNIQLFNKNAINATTNPDDVWDNMYKGIRKCNIFLNELQPDGIITKTNSIPEVKDGVRIRDYYKGQAFFLRALFHFELLKRYGNIFYVSKVLDPFNEEELFAVNQLPFSQVADSIANDCDSASVYMPATYPDDSYKGRPVKMTPLALKSRVLLYAASPLNNPTNDKSKWKRAADAAKVIIDSKKYSLNSSFTAIFNTLYNPEIIFAARAFNRNDIEVNNYPVSYQGAGNMNPTEDLVEAFGMASKTYKNRYQGYNSEDPYSINNAIKRENRFKYTVFFNTSKLKDTIVSTYVGGKDGLFSTPTATKTGYYMSKFVDQTLDLAKGNTSNRAWIYMRYAEILLNYAEALNEYDNVANFSAITSVLNSLRARSGQRNFDAADNTLLKDQNEMRKYIKLERRLELAFEEHRFWDLRRWKDAETVLNQPVKGMRITKDDSGNFTYTVFDADTRTFDTKMYWYPIPRKEILKYRNAGKTIIQNPGWE from the coding sequence ATGAAAAAATTAATAGTAACATTATTTTGTGCCGGATACCTGTTTCTGACACAATCATGTGCCGATTATTTAGACAAAGATCCTAGCTTGGATACTAATTTAAATTATCAGGAAATATTTTCCGATGTGCATTTTGCTCCAGGATTTTTGAATAATATTTATAACACAGTGCCTGATGGATTTTCTCGTTTTGGAAGTTCTATGCTTGCTGAAGCTTGTGATGAGGCCGTTTGTTCTAATTCTGGTTCAAATATTCAGTTGTTTAATAAAAATGCAATAAATGCAACAACAAATCCGGATGATGTTTGGGATAATATGTATAAAGGTATTCGTAAATGTAATATATTCTTAAACGAATTACAACCTGATGGCATAATCACAAAAACCAATAGTATTCCGGAAGTAAAGGATGGTGTAAGAATACGCGATTATTACAAAGGTCAAGCATTCTTTTTGAGAGCTTTGTTCCATTTTGAACTTCTAAAACGTTATGGGAATATTTTTTATGTGAGTAAGGTTCTCGATCCGTTTAATGAAGAAGAATTATTTGCTGTGAATCAATTACCCTTTAGTCAAGTTGCTGATTCTATTGCAAATGATTGTGATTCTGCTTCAGTATATATGCCAGCAACCTATCCAGATGATAGTTACAAAGGTCGTCCGGTTAAGATGACCCCATTGGCTCTAAAATCCCGTGTATTATTGTATGCTGCAAGCCCTCTTAATAATCCGACGAATGACAAATCGAAATGGAAACGTGCTGCTGATGCAGCGAAAGTTATTATTGATTCTAAGAAATATTCATTGAATTCATCATTTACTGCGATATTTAATACGCTGTATAATCCTGAAATAATCTTTGCCGCCAGGGCTTTTAACCGAAATGATATTGAAGTAAACAATTATCCGGTAAGTTATCAAGGGGCTGGAAATATGAATCCAACTGAAGATTTGGTTGAAGCTTTTGGAATGGCCTCGAAGACTTATAAAAATCGTTATCAAGGTTATAATTCTGAAGACCCTTACAGTATTAATAATGCAATAAAAAGGGAAAATAGATTTAAATATACGGTTTTCTTCAATACAAGCAAACTTAAAGATACAATTGTGTCTACATACGTAGGTGGAAAAGATGGTTTATTTTCAACACCTACTGCGACCAAAACTGGTTATTATATGAGTAAGTTTGTTGATCAGACACTTGATTTGGCTAAAGGGAATACCAGCAATCGTGCTTGGATATATATGCGTTATGCTGAAATTCTACTTAATTATGCAGAAGCACTAAATGAGTATGATAATGTCGCTAATTTTTCAGCGATAACTTCTGTTCTTAATTCACTGAGAGCTAGATCTGGTCAGCGAAATTTTGATGCAGCAGATAATACACTCCTGAAAGATCAAAATGAGATGCGTAAATATATTAAACTGGAAAGACGGCTTGAACTTGCTTTTGAAGAGCATCGATTCTGGGATTTGCGTCGTTGGAAAGATGCTGAGACCGTATTGAATCAGCCCGTAAAAGGAATGCGTATAACTAAAGATGATTCAGGGAATTTTACATATACTGTTTTTGATGCTGATACCAGGACTTTCGACACAAAAATGTATTGGTACCCTATTCCGCGTAAAGAGATTCTAAAATATCGAAATGCAGGCAAAACAATTATTCAGAATCCAGGTTGGGAATAA
- a CDS encoding GAF domain-containing protein, whose protein sequence is MAESLKKKEGTKDEIYKSLIPQIKSLVEDEEDLIANLSNTVAVLKEAFDFLWVGFYFVKGDDLVLGPFQGPLACTRIRYGKGVCGTAWKEARTLVVPDVEAFPGHIACSSLSRSEIVVPLKKEGVIWGVLDIDSAELNTFDEIDKQHLEHLSSILANLFLSIIL, encoded by the coding sequence ATGGCTGAGTCACTGAAAAAAAAAGAAGGGACAAAGGATGAAATTTATAAATCATTGATTCCACAGATTAAATCGTTAGTTGAAGATGAAGAAGATCTGATTGCTAATTTGTCGAATACCGTTGCTGTATTGAAGGAAGCTTTTGATTTTCTTTGGGTGGGTTTTTATTTTGTGAAAGGAGACGACCTGGTTTTAGGCCCTTTCCAAGGGCCTTTAGCCTGTACGCGCATAAGATACGGTAAAGGGGTGTGTGGTACAGCCTGGAAAGAAGCCCGCACATTGGTAGTGCCTGATGTAGAAGCTTTTCCAGGACATATTGCCTGCAGCTCTCTTTCTCGTTCAGAGATAGTGGTTCCATTGAAAAAGGAAGGGGTAATATGGGGAGTACTTGATATTGACAGTGCCGAACTTAATACGTTTGATGAGATAGATAAACAGCACCTGGAACATCTTTCTTCCATACTTGCTAATTTATTTTTATCAATTATTCTTTAG
- a CDS encoding bifunctional metallophosphatase/5'-nucleotidase, producing the protein MRQIAISLFFLLFFVGEIFSQPKEVTIKLIHTSDIHGRIFSYDYMNNKPMKGGMARISSYVNNQRQKYPEHLLLLDGGDLLQGMPSMYYYDYKDTISTHICADVMNYMRYDAIALGNHDVETGHAVYDRWISQCHAPVLGANVLRNDGTTYLPPYKIFVIDGVKIAVLGMITPSVPEWVPEDRWEGLHFDDMEVSAKKWMKIIREKEHPDVVVGLFHLGVEPYKLDEGFNENSSLGIAMNVPGFDVILAGHDHTVYCEKLKNVAGDSVLIVDPAYGGDVVSDILLKVKLKDGKVVSKHSEGKLVKMKCYALEEAFLKNIAPKIEVVKSFISRPIGEIDKSVSIEDAFFGPSSLIDFVHGLQLKATGADISFTAPLSNDAKVSKGTIRVNDLFKLYQFENLLYTMELTGLEVKNYLELSYAIWTNQMKNPDDHLLLIKPVDGGNDYNFVNYSYRFDSAAGIIYTVDVTKPTGDKIQIKRMANGDPFDLTKKYKVALNSYRASGGGGLLTMGSGISVDSLRSRIVAVSNQDLRYYMMEWIEKKKKISPRTLNQWEFIPREWVKAAAKRDRKLLFETTE; encoded by the coding sequence ATGAGACAAATAGCTATTTCTTTATTTTTCTTACTTTTCTTTGTAGGAGAGATTTTTTCGCAGCCCAAAGAGGTGACAATTAAACTTATACATACTTCAGATATTCACGGAAGAATATTCTCTTACGATTATATGAATAATAAGCCAATGAAAGGGGGAATGGCTCGTATTAGCTCGTATGTGAATAATCAACGACAGAAATATCCAGAACATTTATTACTCCTGGATGGAGGTGATTTGTTGCAGGGAATGCCCTCAATGTATTATTATGATTATAAAGATACTATTTCAACACATATTTGTGCTGATGTGATGAACTACATGAGATATGATGCCATAGCATTGGGAAATCATGACGTGGAAACCGGTCATGCTGTTTACGACCGATGGATCAGTCAGTGCCATGCTCCGGTTCTTGGAGCTAATGTACTTCGCAACGATGGTACAACTTATTTGCCTCCTTACAAAATATTTGTCATTGATGGTGTGAAGATTGCCGTTTTGGGAATGATAACCCCTTCGGTACCTGAGTGGGTACCGGAAGACAGGTGGGAAGGATTACATTTTGATGATATGGAAGTTTCTGCAAAAAAATGGATGAAAATAATCCGGGAAAAGGAACACCCTGATGTTGTTGTCGGACTCTTTCATTTGGGAGTGGAACCATACAAATTAGATGAGGGATTCAATGAGAATTCTTCCTTGGGAATTGCGATGAATGTGCCCGGTTTCGATGTGATATTGGCGGGACACGATCATACCGTGTACTGTGAAAAGCTGAAGAATGTTGCCGGTGATTCCGTACTGATTGTTGATCCTGCTTACGGAGGAGATGTCGTTTCTGATATTTTGTTGAAAGTGAAATTGAAAGATGGCAAAGTGGTGAGCAAGCATTCAGAAGGTAAGCTGGTGAAGATGAAATGCTATGCTCTGGAGGAAGCCTTTTTAAAGAATATTGCTCCTAAGATTGAAGTTGTAAAATCCTTTATTTCACGACCTATAGGAGAAATCGATAAATCGGTTTCTATTGAAGATGCATTCTTTGGCCCGTCGTCTCTTATTGATTTTGTTCATGGTCTTCAGTTAAAAGCTACCGGGGCAGATATTTCTTTTACTGCTCCCTTGTCGAATGATGCTAAGGTTAGCAAAGGAACGATTCGGGTAAACGACTTGTTTAAGCTTTATCAGTTTGAAAATTTGCTTTATACAATGGAACTTACAGGTTTGGAGGTGAAGAACTATCTGGAGTTGTCTTATGCCATCTGGACTAATCAGATGAAGAATCCGGATGATCATTTGTTGCTTATCAAACCGGTAGATGGAGGAAACGATTATAATTTTGTGAATTATAGCTATCGCTTTGATTCGGCTGCGGGCATTATCTATACAGTGGATGTAACAAAGCCGACCGGAGATAAGATACAGATTAAGCGTATGGCAAATGGAGATCCTTTTGATCTGACGAAAAAATACAAAGTTGCGCTAAATTCCTATCGTGCCAGTGGAGGAGGAGGACTCCTGACAATGGGGTCCGGTATTTCAGTTGATTCACTCAGAAGCAGAATTGTTGCTGTTTCAAATCAGGATTTGCGTTACTATATGATGGAATGGATTGAAAAGAAGAAAAAAATATCGCCCCGCACATTGAACCAATGGGAGTTTATTCCCCGTGAATGGGTAAAAGCTGCTGCGAAAAGAGATAGAAAATTGTTATTTGAAACTACTGAATAA
- a CDS encoding RagB/SusD family nutrient uptake outer membrane protein produces the protein MKSKIYIFLFLILGLTSCDDFLDRAPSVNLSEDAVFTNYVNTQAFEADIYSGLTQRFNAVGDYLPVPMSSASDESESNAGYFGTKVFNMGNYDGVDANIYFYYAAIRKANLFLKNSERVPYPDAKTKEKMLGEVYFLRAFYYNEMLKRFGGMPILTEKDLFVPGDNLMRPRDSYRDCFAFIMGDLNKAINYLPVTLNTNEYGRATKGAAMALKARVLLYAASPLFSNKTGLWGMGGDKDDWMDKDGKSWWQKAADAAKAVIDLTDEDGNLVYELYQTGAANKADDYEKLFFKRRENGNKEIIFYRHEAPVGFNAPQINVWMPSGDFGGAGAVQPTNNFVKLFEMKNGLSIDEPGSGYDPANPYTNRDPRFYKIIIYQGCQWQGATVDMSSTTKQFPSGTFLTGYFVRKYVPEEVKKNTSVTTYHNWIFFRLAEMYLDYAEAMNEVEGPTDRVRAAVNAVRSRSGVVDLPVNLTSDKSSMRKRIQRERAIELCFEEQRWWDARRWSTGDDGELAAKWFGGPMYRVAITKVGASVTYNEETYFTRIYKSANNLYQIPTGEMYKNPLFVQNPGY, from the coding sequence ATGAAAAGTAAAATATATATATTCTTATTTCTAATATTGGGGCTAACTTCTTGCGATGATTTCTTAGACAGAGCACCGAGTGTTAACCTTAGTGAAGATGCTGTATTTACGAATTATGTTAATACACAAGCTTTCGAAGCTGATATTTACAGCGGTTTAACTCAACGTTTCAACGCAGTTGGTGATTACCTACCTGTGCCTATGTCCTCTGCATCAGACGAATCAGAATCAAATGCGGGGTATTTTGGAACCAAAGTTTTCAATATGGGTAATTATGATGGCGTGGATGCTAATATTTACTTCTATTATGCAGCTATTAGAAAAGCTAATCTTTTTCTGAAAAACTCAGAAAGAGTACCTTATCCTGATGCAAAAACAAAAGAAAAAATGTTAGGTGAGGTTTATTTCTTACGTGCATTTTATTATAACGAGATGTTGAAACGTTTCGGTGGAATGCCTATTCTGACTGAAAAGGATTTGTTTGTTCCTGGAGATAATTTGATGCGTCCACGTGATTCATATCGTGATTGTTTTGCGTTTATTATGGGTGATTTGAATAAAGCTATCAATTATTTGCCTGTTACTTTAAATACAAATGAATACGGAAGAGCTACTAAAGGAGCAGCTATGGCTTTGAAAGCACGAGTTCTGTTGTATGCTGCCAGTCCACTTTTTAGCAATAAAACTGGCCTTTGGGGAATGGGAGGAGATAAAGATGATTGGATGGATAAAGATGGAAAGTCATGGTGGCAGAAAGCTGCTGATGCAGCAAAAGCTGTAATTGACTTAACAGATGAAGACGGAAACTTAGTTTATGAATTATATCAAACTGGAGCTGCAAATAAAGCCGACGATTATGAAAAGCTATTTTTTAAACGTCGTGAAAATGGAAATAAAGAGATCATATTTTATAGACATGAAGCTCCTGTAGGATTTAATGCTCCTCAAATAAATGTTTGGATGCCAAGTGGCGATTTTGGAGGAGCAGGAGCTGTACAGCCTACAAATAATTTCGTAAAACTCTTTGAAATGAAGAATGGCCTGTCTATTGATGAACCGGGTTCGGGGTATGATCCTGCCAATCCATACACAAATAGAGATCCCCGTTTTTATAAAATAATCATTTATCAAGGGTGTCAGTGGCAAGGTGCTACTGTGGATATGTCTAGCACTACCAAACAGTTTCCATCAGGGACTTTTCTTACTGGATATTTTGTAAGAAAATATGTGCCTGAAGAGGTTAAAAAGAATACATCAGTTACAACTTATCACAACTGGATTTTCTTCCGTTTAGCAGAAATGTATCTTGATTATGCTGAAGCAATGAATGAAGTGGAAGGTCCGACAGATCGTGTTCGTGCGGCTGTTAATGCGGTTAGAAGTCGTTCAGGAGTAGTTGATCTTCCTGTTAACCTTACTAGTGATAAGAGTTCTATGCGAAAACGAATTCAACGTGAACGTGCTATTGAGCTTTGTTTTGAGGAACAACGCTGGTGGGATGCTCGCCGTTGGAGCACTGGTGATGACGGAGAACTGGCTGCAAAATGGTTCGGCGGTCCAATGTATCGTGTAGCAATTACAAAAGTAGGAGCTTCTGTTACTTATAACGAGGAAACTTATTTTACACGTATTTATAAGTCAGCTAACAACTTGTATCAAATACCAACGGGAGAAATGTACAAAAATCCTTTATTTGTTCAAAACCCTGGTTATTAA
- a CDS encoding TonB-dependent receptor → MMTIKKKLEKKLLLLLFLLSTFTYAQNNSALKGKVTDNLGNPIDNVTVSVIDEFTQASTDKAGNFLISAGAGKILLFSKIGFIPKKFEVKDNSFIDLKIEKQTEEPEYQVAYGKRSKSSLTAAISTISADELSKAPVSTLGNAIQGLSSGLTVLRTVGAEPGWDQPSLYIRGVQSFSGATSPLVLVDNVERDFSQLDPEEIESFTVLKDAAAVSMYGMRGANGVILVTTKKGFVGKPVISLTAQYGVQSPTRLPKYAGSEDYVKYHNIALRNDYNNLSDEEFNSLFLSDPRNIPSNYNGSNPGLYPNTDWYKSFLNSTAPQQSYKLSLRGGTEIAQYYVMLGIVDQKGLYKSTNENPGTFTGNEFSRYNFRSTVDVNLSKNLKVGINLGGRVENRHVPSTGAGTIISALSKLPPTMPVFNQDNSIAGSAIYNYNPYGMIAKTGFQDRLSRYLQGTTTADLKLDMILKGLSANGLFGFDAYKFSARSKNQKYAVYQQNLDGSYTKFGEDSSIDLGYSNWGSDFSLMLNYMLGLSFDRNFGKNEVAADIKYMQSSQSVDGDNADYRNQGMFGRTTYTFDKRYTVEFGFAYNGSENFSKGSRFGFFPTISGAWVLSNESFLKDNELITFLKLRGSYGKVGNSNIGVGYRFPFENKYYSGSGYYFGTSDTDGSYEGRISSPNITWEQSLNSNIGIELGLLRKLEMDIDFFNNNRTKIITGRWNILPSIVGQDLPYVNSGSVRSQGFEISLKHNNRLGDFSYTVQGNISLAKNKITSQEEVAGMNSWEYRTGNPVMQQWGLQVSSDKFFKDQTDIDNWAKSTYGAVKPGDVKYVDQNKDGVIDSQDNVPLGNPSVPEWNFGLTLGCDYKGFDFNVLFTGIANRSLFMSNNVLWGMQDNNKITTEVAENSWGVSQNPLYPSLTTQLNSHNYQPSSLWIKNVDFFRIQTMEIGYSLPKKMLLKANISNVRFFINGYNLFSFDGLKKYNLSAEIPNAGVTMYPEVRVINIGVNLKF, encoded by the coding sequence ATGATGACCATAAAGAAAAAACTAGAAAAAAAGCTTTTGTTGCTGCTTTTCCTGTTATCAACATTCACATATGCTCAAAACAATTCGGCCCTTAAAGGAAAAGTAACAGATAATTTAGGGAATCCGATTGACAATGTAACTGTTTCTGTAATAGATGAATTTACTCAGGCATCAACAGATAAAGCTGGAAATTTTTTAATCTCAGCGGGTGCTGGTAAAATTCTTCTATTCAGCAAAATAGGATTTATTCCTAAAAAATTTGAGGTAAAGGATAATTCATTTATTGATCTGAAAATTGAAAAACAGACTGAAGAACCTGAATATCAGGTCGCTTATGGTAAAAGATCAAAATCGTCTCTTACTGCGGCTATCTCAACAATTTCAGCAGATGAATTAAGTAAAGCGCCGGTCTCAACTTTAGGAAATGCTATTCAAGGATTAAGTTCTGGGCTTACAGTTTTGCGTACTGTTGGAGCTGAACCGGGATGGGATCAACCTAGCCTTTATATTCGTGGAGTGCAGTCTTTCAGTGGTGCTACAAGTCCATTGGTATTAGTTGATAATGTTGAACGTGATTTTTCACAATTAGATCCTGAAGAGATTGAGTCGTTTACTGTTCTTAAAGATGCGGCGGCTGTATCCATGTATGGAATGCGCGGTGCTAATGGTGTAATATTAGTAACAACCAAGAAAGGATTTGTTGGGAAACCTGTTATTTCACTGACTGCTCAATATGGTGTACAATCACCAACCCGACTTCCAAAGTATGCTGGTTCAGAGGATTATGTAAAATATCACAATATTGCTTTAAGAAATGATTATAATAATCTATCAGATGAAGAGTTTAATTCTTTATTTTTAAGCGATCCTCGAAATATTCCGTCCAATTATAATGGCAGTAATCCGGGTTTGTACCCAAATACAGATTGGTATAAATCCTTCCTTAACAGCACAGCTCCGCAACAGAGTTATAAATTATCCCTAAGAGGTGGTACTGAAATTGCTCAATATTATGTGATGTTAGGAATTGTTGATCAAAAAGGTTTGTATAAAAGCACGAATGAGAATCCTGGAACCTTTACAGGTAATGAATTTTCGCGTTATAACTTCAGATCTACAGTGGATGTAAATTTGAGTAAAAATCTAAAAGTAGGAATTAATTTAGGTGGTAGAGTCGAAAATCGTCATGTGCCTTCTACTGGTGCAGGAACAATTATTTCAGCTTTATCAAAATTACCACCTACAATGCCTGTGTTTAATCAGGATAATTCTATAGCAGGTTCCGCAATTTATAACTACAACCCTTATGGCATGATAGCAAAGACCGGATTTCAAGACCGGCTTAGTCGTTATTTACAGGGCACAACAACTGCAGATTTGAAGTTGGACATGATTTTAAAAGGGTTATCTGCTAATGGACTATTTGGATTTGATGCATATAAATTTTCTGCACGATCAAAGAATCAAAAATATGCTGTATATCAACAAAATCTTGATGGCTCTTATACCAAATTTGGAGAAGACTCCAGCATTGATTTAGGTTATTCTAATTGGGGATCTGATTTCAGTTTGATGCTTAATTATATGTTAGGATTATCTTTTGATCGCAATTTTGGAAAAAACGAAGTTGCAGCTGATATTAAATATATGCAATCAAGTCAATCAGTTGATGGTGATAATGCGGACTATCGCAACCAAGGGATGTTTGGTCGTACAACTTATACGTTTGATAAACGATATACTGTTGAATTTGGTTTTGCTTATAATGGATCAGAAAATTTTTCAAAGGGTTCCCGTTTTGGCTTTTTCCCTACAATATCCGGAGCTTGGGTGTTATCTAATGAGAGCTTTTTGAAAGATAATGAACTAATAACCTTTCTTAAGTTAAGAGGATCTTATGGAAAAGTAGGTAATTCAAATATTGGAGTAGGATATCGTTTCCCTTTTGAAAACAAGTACTACAGTGGAAGTGGATATTACTTTGGAACATCAGATACAGATGGATCTTATGAGGGCAGAATTTCTAGCCCTAATATTACATGGGAACAGTCTCTTAATTCAAATATTGGTATTGAACTCGGCTTGTTGAGAAAGTTGGAAATGGATATTGACTTTTTTAATAATAATCGTACTAAAATCATTACCGGAAGATGGAATATTTTGCCAAGTATAGTAGGACAGGATTTACCCTATGTAAATAGTGGATCTGTGCGTAGCCAAGGTTTTGAAATCTCTTTGAAACACAATAACCGACTAGGTGATTTTTCGTATACTGTTCAAGGAAACATATCCTTAGCGAAAAACAAAATAACCTCTCAAGAAGAAGTTGCTGGAATGAATTCATGGGAATATAGAACAGGAAATCCTGTTATGCAACAATGGGGGTTACAAGTGAGTTCAGATAAGTTTTTTAAAGATCAAACTGATATTGATAACTGGGCAAAATCAACTTACGGAGCTGTAAAACCTGGAGATGTAAAATATGTTGATCAGAATAAGGATGGAGTAATTGATAGTCAGGATAATGTACCGTTGGGCAATCCTTCTGTTCCTGAATGGAATTTTGGACTAACGTTAGGTTGCGACTATAAAGGGTTTGATTTTAATGTTTTATTTACTGGAATTGCAAACCGTAGTTTGTTTATGTCGAACAATGTTCTTTGGGGAATGCAAGACAATAATAAGATTACGACAGAAGTTGCAGAAAACTCTTGGGGAGTTAGTCAAAATCCACTTTATCCTAGTTTAACTACGCAACTGAATTCACATAATTATCAGCCATCTTCACTTTGGATTAAAAATGTGGATTTCTTCCGGATTCAAACAATGGAAATCGGATACAGTTTACCTAAAAAAATGCTTTTAAAGGCTAATATTAGTAATGTCAGATTCTTTATCAATGGTTACAATTTATTTTCTTTCGATGGTTTGAAAAAATATAATTTGAGTGCTGAAATCCCGAATGCTGGTGTAACTATGTACCCTGAAGTAAGAGTTATAAATATTGGTGTAAACCTTAAATTTTAA
- the rho gene encoding transcription termination factor Rho — protein sequence MYNIIQLNDKNLSELQAIAQELGIKKADSFKKEELVYKILDEQAIASATKKVAAEKEKEERRDDKKKRSRINVVKKEGPDKVYTANKDKAEKIEPKTVAPAAPADKPAAALKEGKAVIAEQPAQEKQELSEKKPAKKKAPKKKTAPASVEAAAALVENIQAPVQAPAQTPQAEQIAPAAPKEAETPAVKKVIKKPIPVSERKEVAPEVKKEEVAPVSKEVILPEVELPFDNEEDFIPIEDMPSEKVELPSELIGKFESTKVVPPEAQQQKPRIRLRENDSRTNANQKSNKQPQRSNRPAEGETEVPKAPERKVVEREKAYEFDGILTGTGVLEIMQDGYGFLRSSDYNYLSSPDDIYVSQSQIKLFGLKTGDVVDGAIRPPKEGEKYFPLVKVEKINGRDPAFVRDRVPFEHLTPLFPDVKFKLCKGGYSDNLSTRVVDLFSPIGKGQRGLIVAQPKTGKTILLKDIANAIAANHPEVYMIVLLIDERPEEVTDMARSVNAEVIASTFDEPAERHVKVASIVLEKAKRMVECGHDVVILLDSITRLARAYNTVSPASGKVLSGGVDANALHKPKRFFGAARNIENGGSLTILATALIDTGSKMDEVIFEEFKGTGNMELQLDRNLSNKRIFPAVNIVASSTRRDDLLLDKQTLDRMWILRKYLADMNPIEAMNFVKDRLEKTRDNDEFLMSMNS from the coding sequence ATGTATAACATTATCCAATTAAACGACAAAAACCTGTCGGAACTACAAGCTATTGCACAAGAACTAGGAATTAAAAAAGCAGATTCTTTCAAGAAAGAAGAGCTTGTATATAAGATTCTTGATGAACAAGCTATTGCAAGCGCAACCAAAAAAGTGGCTGCCGAAAAAGAAAAAGAAGAGCGTCGCGACGATAAGAAGAAGCGTTCACGTATCAATGTTGTGAAGAAAGAAGGACCTGACAAGGTTTACACGGCAAACAAGGACAAAGCTGAAAAGATTGAACCAAAAACAGTTGCTCCTGCTGCACCTGCAGATAAACCTGCTGCTGCTTTGAAAGAAGGAAAAGCTGTTATTGCAGAACAGCCAGCTCAGGAAAAACAGGAATTGTCAGAGAAGAAGCCAGCGAAGAAAAAAGCTCCAAAGAAGAAGACAGCTCCAGCTAGTGTGGAAGCAGCTGCAGCTCTGGTAGAAAATATTCAGGCTCCTGTTCAAGCGCCTGCCCAGACTCCGCAAGCAGAACAAATAGCTCCTGCTGCTCCGAAAGAGGCTGAAACACCTGCCGTTAAGAAAGTGATAAAGAAACCTATTCCTGTTTCTGAGAGAAAAGAAGTTGCACCGGAAGTTAAGAAAGAAGAAGTAGCACCTGTAAGCAAAGAGGTTATACTACCAGAAGTGGAACTTCCATTTGATAACGAAGAAGATTTTATTCCTATCGAGGATATGCCTTCTGAAAAGGTGGAACTGCCATCTGAGCTAATAGGCAAATTTGAATCAACCAAAGTGGTTCCTCCTGAAGCTCAACAACAAAAACCACGTATTCGTCTTCGTGAAAACGATTCGCGAACTAATGCTAATCAAAAAAGTAATAAGCAACCTCAGCGTTCTAATCGTCCGGCAGAAGGAGAAACTGAAGTTCCAAAAGCTCCGGAACGTAAGGTTGTAGAACGTGAAAAAGCTTACGAATTTGATGGTATATTAACTGGAACCGGTGTACTGGAAATTATGCAGGACGGATACGGATTCCTTCGTTCTTCAGATTATAACTACCTCTCTTCACCCGATGATATTTATGTTTCTCAGTCACAAATCAAACTTTTCGGACTTAAAACCGGTGATGTGGTTGATGGTGCTATCCGTCCTCCAAAAGAAGGTGAGAAATACTTCCCGCTGGTAAAAGTAGAGAAAATCAATGGCCGTGATCCTGCGTTTGTCCGTGATCGTGTTCCATTTGAACATTTAACCCCGCTTTTCCCTGACGTTAAATTCAAACTCTGCAAAGGTGGATACAGCGACAACCTCTCTACCCGCGTAGTAGATTTATTCTCACCGATTGGTAAAGGACAACGTGGCTTGATCGTGGCACAGCCAAAGACCGGTAAAACTATCCTTTTAAAAGATATTGCAAATGCAATAGCAGCCAACCATCCTGAAGTTTATATGATTGTACTGCTTATTGACGAACGTCCGGAGGAAGTAACAGATATGGCCCGCAGCGTAAATGCAGAGGTTATAGCTTCAACTTTCGATGAACCGGCTGAACGTCACGTGAAGGTTGCCAGCATTGTGCTTGAAAAAGCAAAACGAATGGTGGAATGTGGTCACGATGTTGTGATTCTGCTTGATTCCATTACTCGTCTGGCTCGTGCATACAATACTGTTTCTCCTGCTTCAGGTAAGGTCTTGTCAGGTGGTGTGGATGCCAATGCACTTCATAAACCAAAACGTTTCTTTGGTGCTGCCCGTAACATTGAAAATGGTGGCTCATTGACTATACTTGCTACAGCATTGATTGATACTGGTTCTAAAATGGATGAAGTAATCTTTGAAGAATTCAAGGGTACTGGTAACATGGAATTGCAATTAGATCGTAATCTATCCAACAAACGTATCTTCCCAGCTGTTAATATTGTGGCATCAAGCACTCGCCGTGACGACTTGTTACTTGATAAGCAAACACTTGACCGTATGTGGATTTTACGCAAATATTTGGCGGATATGAATCCTATTGAAGCAATGAACTTTGTGAAAGATCGCTTAGAGAAGACCAGAGATAATGACGAATTCCTGATGAGCATGAACTCTTAG